The nucleotide window CGCGCGCTGTCTTAACGCTGGCAACACACCCAGGCCCCCTCCAGTCCAGGTAAGCGCACTGGATGCTCCACTCTTTTTCAATACAGTCTCTTCattttccttctgtttttttttccagccgaATGGACTTTGCATATAtttcttttgttgctttttatgTGCATCGgtgcacatttaagttgttaAGTGGTCGTTTTAACTGCGTTCAATGCTTGTTCAGTGTGGGTCTGTTGGgtttttgtggttgttgtttccTTTAGCTGGTCATTACGCACTTTGAGACGGCCCATACAGGATCATGTCCTGCACCTTCAGGCCCAAGCTCAACCAGGAGACTGAATGTCCGCATTGTTGGGAATAAAATAGTGAACTCTACTGAACATGAATAAGTATTTAAAGAGCATTTGCATGGCCTCTCTAACAAGCAACAAAATATCATACATTGACCATCAGCATGGTTCACCAGTGGTGCGCTCACGAGGTCACACCCTGATTTAATGAGGATCATGTGTATTTGAATGCAGGATGGACATGGATGGGTCCGTTCGCCTGCAGGGGAAGAATCAAACGCCCGTTATTATCACAACGTGTCTGGTCACACCGCGTATGTTCGCATTGGTCCAAATAAGTTTTCTAATTGGGGCGAAACAACAAGCACCCCCTGCTGTTTCCCAGACTTGCCGGTAGAGACCGCTAGAGCTCTACAGATGTGAACAGCTGTTAATGTTATTACTGCACTCTCACACAGGCTGCCTAACAAGGAGGACAAGTTGTCTGTACTTGTGTCAGTAGATCAGGTTCTCCTGGAGAGgatgatttattcatgtgtttatttattcatgcgaGTGTTCGACACAATAACAAATATCAGTTGTCCCCCCTTTTTAATTAATCCGAAAAAGTCGAAGTCTCaagccatttctctctctctctctccttcccgccGATGTCAGTGCGACGCTGAAACGGGAagtgattaaaaaataataaaccccTTTTTAGCAATTCGTcttacacagaaaaaaagattaaggCGAATGGCACAGCGTGGCATGAAATTCACCGTTACAAATAAACTGGTGGTTTAACAAATGAAGGCATCTCCTCGGGCCATGGGCGCACTGCTATAATCTTGCCGTGACATGTTTAATCATTAGAGGAAAGCAGACGAATAAAGACTTTCGGCCGGGAGGGAAAGGTGGCTggatttctgtaaaaaaaaaaaaaaaaagaagaagaaagaaaaaaaaaaaaaactggctcCAAAATGATTTCTAGCCTGAAGCCAAGTCTCCTCGGGCCACGGCTTAGccccaataataaataaaccggACCCGCGTTACCTGCATATCATATATAGGCTTTTAATCATAGAGGGAGGAAATCGGTGTTGTCACTCTGTGCATTTATCACGGGCTCCCTGCGGCAGAAGGGGTTACCTTTATCAAAGACTAACTCCCCGCCCGAGGCGCCCAAACGCGCTGAAATTCAGCGATTAAAAAGGGGAATGATCAACGTTATTATGGATTCTCCTGCGGCATTCTTATTTGTGCATTCAATCGAGAGATTTATTTAATCAAGAATATAAAAAGCTCTTTCTTCACTTATTTGGGAACAATCGTGGGCATGAATTTTTAGGAGGGAATTATAATTAATCAGACGGGGCCCGTTTTTTGGGGTTCATCCGAAAAATTAATTGTTTTTGGATGAGTCCATTCTGCTGTACGTTTGATTACAAAGCTGGGATCAGGacgaaaaaaaaatgaaacaagctTTAATAATGAGCCAGTCAGCTCTGTTGCTCATAATATTAAAATGGGCAAACTGGTGATAGCATAATTACAGCAGCAATGATGACATGAAAAGGTTATTCTTACGCATGCTGTGCACATCCAGTTTTATGGAAGTAGTCAGTTGAGAAATTCCATTGTAATGTATGTTTTTTGGAGTCAGATCTGAAGATTGAGTGTCAGCTGAACTTAAATAATCGGGTGATGTGAAGCCCCAGCCCTGCGCCCCGTATTGTCCTTTAAATCCTGATGCATCTGCAGCTCAGAGGCCCTTCTTTACTCCATCTTCTGTCTGGATGAACACCCCCAACGTGCACACACAATgcgctgcagacacacagtcCTAGCTGAGGATCGAGGATGATTTACCCACGCGGAGGGAAAAGCAGTGGGAACATATTTCCAACAATGTTTCAACAGTTTTAATTAGTTAAAAACCCGGATAGTTATATTATACGACctaataattacaaaaacatcACCAATGAAACTTGTAGGGACAATGAAAAATATAATGGAAACGACACAACGTCTATaatgatacaaataataatcatatGAGAATTATTATTATCGTCAATGATAATtactaaaataataacaataatgccaATTTTTCTCCtgtaaaaaaagatgatttgtcattcattttaaactgGAATTTGGAATAAGTCGACATAATACAGCCTCAATACATCCTGAGCGGATTTACAGGACGGTGAACATGTCCCGGTGTCGGTCCCGTCAACTCGTCCCGCTCTGGAACCAGACGTGGCCACTGTCAGAGGGAAAAGGCAAGCGGCCTGTTTGAACTACCTGTGAAAGTAAACAGGTAAACACAGAGCGATAGGCTCTCCAAGTGGAGTACGTCCACTTAGCCTGTGCACATTTACCTCTTCTTGCCGAAACCCTCGGCTCAATTGATCAAATACTGCATCCCCAGCAACTGACCACAGTCTGCAGCCCGGCGCGCTCCCCACGCGCCGTCACCAAACCCACTGTGACTTCCCCCTTGTCACTGTGCCACACGCAGCCACAGCAAAGGAGAATGACTCGGGTGATAAGCGCGCGCGCTCTAACACACCCCGATTTAGCTCTACACGCTTTCGAGGTGCTAAACAAGCCTCGGTGAAATAATGTCCTGCATGGGCCATGTGAGTTCCCTGATGAGATGTGGACGGAGGGTACAGTCCGGGCCATTCCTCCGAGGTGCGTAAAGCTCTCCGTGTGTCTGCTGCAGGCTGGATGTCCCCTTCACATGTCGGATTTAGCTGAGAAGCATTACTTGGTGGATCAGGTCAGTAACCTCTCTCTCCCGTATGGAGGCTCCAGCGCTGCTGCAGTGTGTCCACAGCCCGTTCAGTTCAATGGAGCCTTTGTGGGatgttgagacttgtgtgattAATTCTGCCAGTCTGGTGAAATATTTACACCGGGGCCTGCATTAGCAGGTGCACTGTGGACCAGACACCTTGGAATGAGCAGAGAGCATCCGTTAATTATAACGCCAATAATATTGATTCTGAATTAAATTATTTCCATTGGTTTGTATTAATGTAATTCTATTAACTTACCAATAATAATGGAAAATGCATAATGATAAAATAGCCATATTCTGTGTGAGtcataataatactttttaaaaaacatataataataaaatgtgtttaattcaGTGGTGCAATCTATTTCTATCATCTGATTTCAAGCACCTGAAGTAATAAAATACAGTATTTCCTGGTATACCACAAGAAGGAGAAatactactgtgtgtgtgtgcgtgtgcgtgcgtgtgtgtgtgtgtgtgtgtgtgcgtgggtgtgctGAGATGAAGGACTTTCCTTAATATTGTGCAGCGATCCAGGAATTGAATGAAGAGATAGTCCATTGAAAGCAGTTGAATGCCATGACAACTAGGAACAACCTCAGATTTATTCCAAACAGTTAGGAAGCATTGTGCACGGGGCGTCAATCATCTATTATTTCGACCctgaaataaatgcaaaaactgCGGCCGGACAAAAGCTTCCAACAGGAGCCGGACATTTGTCTACATTTCCCCCATTGTCTGCAGCTTAGCAATcggtttgtatttgtgtttgcccGGGACCGACCACCCAGGATGCGCAGAGGACTTGGTAGAAAACGTGAAACATTGTCACCCACATCACATAGTGGATagcaggcagagggaggagaacgaAAGGGAAAGTCTGGAAGGGGAGGAAAATAAAGTAAGCAACAATGGTACTTGGATTTCCCAAGAAAGAGCAAGATTGAGCACtttaaaagggggaggggggggggggggggtccaaaccCGCAGAAAACAAATATTAGGATGCGCTGCCGTGATAAAACTGTGGAGATTTAttgaagaaagacagaaatattTTCCAACAGAATGATTAGTTCATGCAAGAAAACATTGCTTTAGGCCTATTGTCTTCCTCTTCTTATAAACCTTATATTTAACGCAGCTCAATTCAATGatctattaattattattattatttgtattattggtGGTATGATTCGTATTGCCGTTGTTGGTTGTATAGTCTTCTTTACTAGCATCATATTTGGATAGGCCTGCACTGCCTTAAATACCTGATTAGCGTTTTCAGACAAACAGAGTCCTGCTTCAGTTTCAACACCGCCTCTTGTCCTTAAGCCTTGGTAAAAATATTGACACAAAAGGTTTACATAAATTAACCCCGAATATTTGAACAATAGCCGCTCTTCCCCGTGGTTCCCATCCCCAAACaacaactattaaaaaaaaaagaaagaagaaaaaaaaccaaatgcgttttttaatgtattaatgtTTTTGTGATGAAAGTAAAATAGCTTCAGTGGGAGAAATTTGTTAAAATGGTCTTTTAAAGTATTGTGAGCATAAAGCTACTTGGAGGTTCTTTGTATGTAAATAGGGTGTAAAAAAGGCCCTCCCCGTCTTTGTAATTAATTGACACGTTATACCACTCATCATGCTCTGAAGCACCAATGGTAGAGGCTCGGATCTCCCCAAAACCCACAATTTCACATCTGCAAACACTGTCTTCATCCACTTGACTCCTAAGACCCGCCCACACGTGGCCAACCTTTCGCGTGTTTTAATGCTTTTTCACTGCAGGTTCATGTGTTGAGACCAACCTTATATGGACTGATCGGACAAGGTAATGGCTTATTTCACTCTAGCACCCAGCAGTAGCACAGTATCCATGAGCCGCACATAGCACTTCAGCCACTTTGGCATTCTTCCTGGACTTACACTGCATCCACTACTACTTGCTTAGGCAATGGTTATCCACAGTGGCTGCTCTGACTGTACTTCAGCGTAGGGCGACTCTTCCTCATccgattttttttcctcccgaaACGTCGCCTCAtcccgtttttttcttcttcttcttcttctttccaaaACAGCGGATTGTCCCAAAAGCTGGTGCAGCAACTTTCCCCTGCATattccccccccacccgaaTATGTCGTTGACCAACACAAAGACGGGCTTTTCTGTAAAGGACATTTTGGACCTTCCTGACACGAACGACGAAGACGGATCTATCACCGGAGCGGAGGAAGACACGGAGGGATCGGAGACCACGTCCACGACGAAAACCACTGGAGTTTTGGTGCAAAGTCCTCTAGAAAACGTTCAGAATCTGCCTTTAAAGAACCCCTTTTATGACAGCAGTGAAAATCCTTACACGCGATGGCTTGCTACTACGGACAGTATTCAGTATTCATGTAAGTAGAGTCCAAGAATGCTCGTTGATCTTGTTGGTAGTGACTTCCGTGGTATTTCTAAGCTGTGCGGTTAAATGAATCCAAAATTGGTGGCACGAAGCCTCCTTTTTTACCAACCCGAACGACGCCCTTGGGCGGCGCGCAGCATTCGTCTTGAATGCACCGCGCACCGCTGCGCTCGTCTTGAGGCGTTTTACTACCCAGCAGAATGCGTGCGGCGTTCAGGCTCAATGCAACGCGCATTGCAAGAAATCGATCGGTAAAACAcggcgggggggaaaaaaagcgcaAGCGGGTTATTCTGAGTTATTCTGAGTGTGAGCACGGTGTGAAATTTAAAGCATGCATTCTGCGGGGATTTACGAAAACAGACAATGCCACCTTTTAATGCTTCACCGATTCGCTCAGCGTGTACGAGATTGGGGCTGAGCAATCTTTTTCGTGGGTGATATCCACTGCAAAACTACACCAAATTTGGCCAAAATGTGGCTTTTTTAATTATTCGGCCGTGTTTATGTCTTACAAAGTCTTATTTTGACAAGTGCTCAATCGTTAACAGGTTAGTTTCCCGTTTACACCGCAGCACTCGATTTACCTCACACGTTTTGATTGACGGTGATTgtgtttctgatttttttttttgtattattattattattattattttttgttaatcTTGAAATGTCCCTGGGAACTTTACAACATAACATTTTGACAGTGTTTCTCCCGTTTCTTGCCGCAGTGCACGGTCTGTCCGCCAGCTCTCAGGACTCGGCCAAGTCCCCGGAGCCGTCCGCGGACGACGAATCGCCGGACAACGACAAGGAAACTtccagcagcggcggcagcgaCTCCGGCAAGAAGCGGAAAAGGAGGGTGTTGTTTTCCAAGGCGCAGACCTACGAGCTGGAGCGTCGCTTCAGGCAGCAGAGGTACCTGTCCGCCCCAGAGAGGGAGCACCTGGCCAGCCTGATCCGCCTCACCCCGACCCAAGTGAagatctggttccagaaccACCGGTATAAGATGAAGAGAGCTCGGGCCGAGAAAGGTATGGAAGTGACCCATCTCCCTTCTCCCAGGCGGGTGGCCGTGCCCGTCTTAGTCAGGGATGGAAAGCCTTGTCACACTCTTAAAGCTCAGGACTTGGCGGCCACTTTTCAGGCCGGGATCCCCTTCTCGGCTTATAGCGCCCAGTCACTCCAACACATGCAGTATAACGCGCAGTATAGCGCCGCGGCCACGCCACAGTTCCCAGCACATCACTTGGTGCAAACGCAACAGTGGACTTGGTGAGAGAAATTATAGAGACTTGGCTTCGGAAGGCACGATAGGGAGTTTCACCAcaaggcaaagaaaaaaaaacaaataaaacacaaaaaacaaaaagacttttcATTTTTGCAGCTTGACTCATATATATACTACCATTTTTATTCGGGGCTCATGTGTGCGCCGTGTTTACATGTTTTCGTTAAGAGAACTGGGTCCGAATCTCTCCCTTATAGATTTTATTAAGAATGTCAATGCTCTTCTTGTGAATTTTTTGTAAAGTATGTTGTGTGTTGGTTGTAGagatgttttcctcttttttcccccctttgtcCCTTCGTGTTATTATCAGCACGTACGAACCACTTTATAATTATAGAAATTTTAATTTCTTGCTTCTTTTATGGACCGAAAAAATATTTATGGCCATGAATAAACACTGGCAACTTTGCAgctattttccttttgtttttattccttgtaaatatatttgtggCAAATGTTTGCGAGCTCGAGAAGCTTCCGGGAGCGCAAAGCTGAAGATCAGCCCCTACATATATTTTAggttacacatttttaaaaacaacatgggATTGGTTTCTGCCAAAAGGTTATGACTGCCGTGTCAGATCAGATGTAAATATCCGTGTAGCCGCGCGGAGATGGCTAAATGTCCCACTTTTTTTCTTACAAggactttaaaataaaatgctgtgTTTCTCAAATGAGGTTTTGGTTTATACAAGTGTCCCAATCGACGTGATCATCTCTGAAAAGAAATCGCCACAGACACAACAATGGAAGTCGAGGTGCTAAACACTAGATTGTGGCGCAGAAAGAAGCTTGACTTTAGGAATAAATCTCCAGCGCACTTCAGTCTTTTCCTTTTAGACAGATCTAATCcagagaatattttttttttcagaatccgGACACCTCACTAATAAAGAGCCTAAAGTCACTTGTGGAATGGGACTGAAATCCACTCACTTAATATAAGAGGGCTTCTCCACATAAGAAGCTTTTGAGTCAAAAGCTCTCCTTTTTGTCAGCATCCACAACCACTCCCGGCCTTGGGTGTAAAGTGGTGGACGCTGTGTGGGAAtaaggaggttggggggggcggccgggggagtgtggggggggggggtatcgtttaatgcaataaatgttttgttatctTGTTAAGCGCTAAACTGCAAATAGAGCAGGAATAATCAATGAGTCACCAGTCTTCTTTGTTTAAGCGCGGCCAATGGTCGGCTAAAATACGCACGGCTCAGAGGGGCTCCAGCCTTCTAATAAAGTCCCCATTCATGTGATCTCAGACCGGGCCAAGCAACGAGACACCGCAGAGTAAACTACACGTTGCTCTGTTGGCCACCGTTCTCTTTAAGGTGGAACCAAAACGAGCGCAAATGGCTCCCCGGTGATCCGCGGATTATCAGGCAGTCAATATCTTGGGCAAATATGATAACCTGGTGGAGAAATCAATGCATCGTGTTTGTCccgggacaaacaaacaaaaaaaaaacaccctcccTCAACAGATGTTAGAGTCGCCCCTATCATCGCTGAACAAACAGACAAATTGGTCAGATTTGCTAATTATTTACAGAATGGAGTCTCAAGGGGCTACTGCTTTTGTGGCCGACACGGACTCAATTTGTCGCCGACAGGAGGGTTTTGTGTTTCACCACTGGTTGAGCCTGCGGGTCAAATAAATCAGCAGTTTGCCTTTAGTTTCTTTCGCTCCTGGT belongs to Gasterosteus aculeatus chromosome 15, fGasAcu3.hap1.1, whole genome shotgun sequence and includes:
- the nkx2.2a gene encoding homeobox protein Nkx-2.2a isoform X2, which encodes MWTEGTVRAIPPRCVKLSVCLLQAGCPLHMSDLAEKHYLVDQRIVPKAGAATFPCIFPPHPNMSLTNTKTGFSVKDILDLPDTNDEDGSITGAEEDTEGSETTSTTKTTGVLVQSPLENVQNLPLKNPFYDSSENPYTRWLATTDSIQYSLHGLSASSQDSAKSPEPSADDESPDNDKETSSSGGSDSGKKRKRRVLFSKAQTYELERRFRQQRYLSAPEREHLASLIRLTPTQVKIWFQNHRYKMKRARAEKGMEVTHLPSPRRVAVPVLVRDGKPCHTLKAQDLAATFQAGIPFSAYSAQSLQHMQYNAQYSAAATPQFPAHHLVQTQQWTW
- the nkx2.2a gene encoding homeobox protein Nkx-2.2a isoform X1, translating into MWTEGTVRAIPPRCVKLSVCLLQAGCPLHMSDLAEKHYLVDQRIVPKAGAATFPCIFPPHPNMSLTNTKTGFSVKDILDLPDTNDEDGSITGAEEDTEGSETTSTTKTTGVLVQSPLENVQNLPLKNPFYDSSENPYTRWLATTDSIQYSLFLPFLAAVHGLSASSQDSAKSPEPSADDESPDNDKETSSSGGSDSGKKRKRRVLFSKAQTYELERRFRQQRYLSAPEREHLASLIRLTPTQVKIWFQNHRYKMKRARAEKGMEVTHLPSPRRVAVPVLVRDGKPCHTLKAQDLAATFQAGIPFSAYSAQSLQHMQYNAQYSAAATPQFPAHHLVQTQQWTW
- the nkx2.2a gene encoding homeobox protein Nkx-2.2a isoform X3; translated protein: MSLTNTKTGFSVKDILDLPDTNDEDGSITGAEEDTEGSETTSTTKTTGVLVQSPLENVQNLPLKNPFYDSSENPYTRWLATTDSIQYSLFLPFLAAVHGLSASSQDSAKSPEPSADDESPDNDKETSSSGGSDSGKKRKRRVLFSKAQTYELERRFRQQRYLSAPEREHLASLIRLTPTQVKIWFQNHRYKMKRARAEKGMEVTHLPSPRRVAVPVLVRDGKPCHTLKAQDLAATFQAGIPFSAYSAQSLQHMQYNAQYSAAATPQFPAHHLVQTQQWTW
- the nkx2.2a gene encoding homeobox protein Nkx-2.2a isoform X4; this translates as MSLTNTKTGFSVKDILDLPDTNDEDGSITGAEEDTEGSETTSTTKTTGVLVQSPLENVQNLPLKNPFYDSSENPYTRWLATTDSIQYSLHGLSASSQDSAKSPEPSADDESPDNDKETSSSGGSDSGKKRKRRVLFSKAQTYELERRFRQQRYLSAPEREHLASLIRLTPTQVKIWFQNHRYKMKRARAEKGMEVTHLPSPRRVAVPVLVRDGKPCHTLKAQDLAATFQAGIPFSAYSAQSLQHMQYNAQYSAAATPQFPAHHLVQTQQWTW